Within the Saccharopolyspora gloriosae genome, the region AGCGCAGTTCGTAGAGCATGTACAGGCCGCTGAACCCGGCCCCGATCACCACCACGTCGACGTCCGCCAGGGCTTCCCGGCCTTCGGATGTGGCTGAAGAAGCTCGCATGCTCGTCACCCGCTCGCACCGGTCGGCCGCATTGCCGCATTCGTTGCCCCGCAGCGGAAATCTAGCGCAGCGGTACGGCGGTGACGATGAAAGTCACCGAGGTGGCCGAGTGCGGCCGGGCCATGCGGGTGGCCGCGGCACCGGTTGCGGGCCGGCGCCACGGCGTAGCGGAGCCGCGAGAGTTCTACGCGGCGGAGGCCGATCCGCCGGATCTCGCCTGCGGCACCGGATTCCCTTCCTCCGGGGCCAGCCCCAGCATGTCGAGCAGCTCCGCCAGCTGAGCGGCGTCCTCCGCGTGGTGCGCGGTGGCGCGTACCGCCCGCGCCCGCTCCTGCGGAGTCGGCTCGTGCGCGTCCGCGTTCTGCGGCGTGGGTGTCGCTTGCATGAGTCTTCCTCCCCCGAGTGGTCGATGCGGTCGCCGATACTGCCAGCCGAACGATCCTGCGACACGGCCGAAAGTCCTGGTCCCGCGAATGCTGGGACGCGGGAGTCCGGGTGTGGCGCGAGTGGGGGATGACCGCGTCCTGATGCGAGCGGGGTCACTCTCCGACCCGTACCTGCTGGTTGAGCAGGGCGGCTTCCGGGCACCTTTCTAAGGGGCGGGAACGGCAAGGAAGGGGCTCACGTGCGCGCACTGATCACGGGCTGGCCCAGCTTCCTGCACTCCGAGATCGGCGCGGGTGATGTGGCGGCCATGCGTCGGGTGGGGGATGCGCTGGCCGCCGCCGGAATCCCGCATGACTCGGCGTGGAGCCCGGTGCTGGCCTCGGGGTCGCTCACCTTCGACGACGCGGATCCGGAGAGGTACACCGACCTCGTGTTCGTCAGCGGACCGGCGCACGGCAGGCAGCTCGACGACCTGCATCACCGCTACGCCCGGTGCAGGCGCATCGCGGTCGGCGTCACGGTCATAGACGAGCGCTCCGCCGCAGTCCAGGGCTTCCACTCCGTGCTGGCCCGCGACCGCCCGCTGGTACCGGCGTCCCGGGATCTCGCCGCGAGCGCCGCGCTGAGCCCGGCACCGGTCGCGGCGATCGTCGTGTCCCACGGCCGCCGGGAGTACCCCCCGCTGCGCAGGCACGACAGCGTGCACCGGTACTTGCTGAACTGAATCGGCCGCACCGATTTCGCGCCGCTGATGGCCGATCCGCGGCTGGACCGGGTCAACTCCAGGTTGTGCTCCACGGCCGACCAGTTCGCGGCGTTGCTGGCCCGCGCGGACGTGGTGGTGACCTCCCGCCTGCACGGACTGGTCTTCGGGCTCGCGCAAGGGGCTCCGGTGCTGGCCGTGGACCCGGTAGCCGGTGGCGGCAAGCTCACCGCCCAGGGGGTGGCCTGGCAGTGGCCAGCGGTCCTCTCCAGCGAAGAGCTGATCGCCGGCGGCGACGGACACTCGGGGGCGCTCCTGGACCAGTGGTGGCAGTGGTGCCTAGGCCCCGAAGCCCGAGAACAGGCGAAAGCCCACGCCGCCCAAGCAGCGAGCACCGGCCGACAACAACTCACCGACCTGGTAAACCACCTCACCACCCCCACAGCCAGGTGAACCAGCGCCCGTTTCCCCGCGCCCACAACCTCATCCCGCCAGGCGAAGCCCCACCTAACGCCGAAGCCAACTCCTAACGGCGAAGCCAAACCCGTGCGACGAAGCCGCGCCTTACGGCGAAGCCGAATCTTTGCGGCCGAAGGCCGTGCCTTACGGCGAAGCCGAATCCTTACGGCCGAAGGCCGTGCCTGTATGCGCGAAGCGCATAGCCCACGTCACAAAGCCGACCACCCGCGGGTTCTCAGTTGGTCTCTCGCGAGGACAGCTTTTTCCCTCGTGGCGGAGCCACTCGGGAAAAAGATCCCGCAGCGAGAGACCAACTGAGGTTCCGCCACCCGACCACCAAAGCAAAACGAGACCGAAGATTCACCGCTCGGCTGAGACGCCGGTACCCAGGAAGCGGAGCATGTCGGCGCCTACTACGTCGAACACCGAGGAGTCGTGGTTCCCCGGCAGCACCGACATCACCGGAGTGTTCGGGTACTCCCCCGCCAGCTGATCCACACCTTCCCGATACAGGTCGGCGTCGCCGATCCACACGCCGACCGGGACGTCGCCCAGCTGATCGGTGCGGCGCAGCGGGTCGTTCTCGATCCACTCCTGCTCGGTCGCGAACACGCCCTTCTCGTCCATGTGCGGCCAGGTCACCGGCAGCGCAGGCGCCAACAGCGCGGCGGCCTGGACGGGCAGCTCCACCTCGGTGCGTTCGGCGGCGTAGTTCAGTGCGCCGAAGCCGCCGGTCGATATTCCGGCGACCGCGAACGGCAAGCCGTCGCGGTCACCGAGCCCGCGGGTGCGGAGCCACGCGGGCACCTCCTCGAGCAGCATGCTCATCAGGTCGCCGTTGGCGGAGCCATCGTTCCAGTAGCAGTTGAACCCGCCGTCGACGGCGAGCAACCCGAACGGCGGGATGGCCCCGTTGGCGTACTCGGTTTCCAGCTTGGCCAACGTCTCGTACGGTATCGGAGTCGGACTCATCCCGTCCCTGCCGTGCAGGTACAGCACCATCGGCAGGTTCTCGGTGTGTTCCAGACCCGTCGGGAACGCGAACATGAGCTGCACGTCCCCGTCCCGGTAGTGGGAACGCTCCGCGTCCACTTGCAGTACCGGTCCGGTCGCCGCCGGAGTCCTCGGCATCGGTCTGCGCAGCGGCGCCTCCGCAGTGGCCGATCCGGGCTCCGTTCGCCCGCACGCCCCCACAGCGGCGCCTGCCGCCGCCGCACCCATCAAGGACAGCAGGCTTCGCCGCCCCAGTTTCACGTTCCGCATTCGCCTGCCACCACGTCGTCAAGGTCCCCCGACACCTTACCGAGCCCCCTGATGGTTGTCCGCGAGGCCGACCACGTTCAACATGACCTGGGAAAGCGGACTGGAAGGGGATGGGCGTGAACGGTGCGGAAAGCCTGCTCGCAGCTGCGCAGGAGGCCGGCGTCGCGGTGTGCTTCGCGAATCCCGGCACGACCGAGATTCCACTGGTGGAGGCGTTCGACTCCGTCGAGGGCGTCCGTACCGTGCTCGGCCTCTCCGAGGGGGTCGTGACCGGCGCCGCGGACGGGTACGCGCGGATGACGGGGCGACCGGCGATGACGTTGTTGCACCTCGGGCCGGGTTTCGCCAACGGCATCGCGAACCTGCACAACGCGCGACGCGCCCGCACCCCGATCATCAACGTGGTCGGTGAGCACGCCACCTGGCATCAGGCCGCGGACGCACCGCTGGCCAGCGACATCGACTCGTTGGCCCGCCCGGTGTCGGGCTGGGTGGGCCGGACCAGCGGGGCCGCGGCGGCCGCATCGGAGTTCCTCGACGCCAGGCAGGCCGCGCTGCGCGAGCGGATGCCGGTGACGTTGATCGCCGCCGCTGATCACATGTGGGGCGATGGCGGCCAACGGGCAGCCGTGCCACCGGAACCGGCCTTGGCCACTGTGGACGGACAGCGGGTGGCGGGAATCGCGAAGCTGCTCGCCGGGCCTGGACGTCCCGCGCTGCTGCTCGGCGGGTCCGCGCTGAACGCCGACGGGCTCCGGCTGGGAGCTCGGATCGCGGCGGCGACCGGTGGCGAAGTGTTCGCCGAGCGCAGCCCGGCCCGCGTCGAGCGCGGCCCGGACATCCCGGTGGTGCGGTCGCTGCCGTACTTCCCGGAGGACACCCTCGCCGCCCTGGACGGCTTCACGCATCTCGTGCTGGTCGGCGCCGGGGTCCCGGTGGCGTTCTTCGGTTACCGGGGGCAGCCCAGCGTTCCGGTGCCGGAGCACGTCCAGGTGCACACGCTGGCCGATCTCGACGAGAACGCCGTTGATGCGCTCGGCGCCGTCGCCGAGGCCATCGGCGCCTCCGGAGTCGAACCGCCGCCGCGGGACCGCCCGGCGCTGCGCGCGCCCGAGGGCGAGCTGCACGCCAAGGCCGTCGCCACCGCGATCGCGCTCACCCAACCGGACCGGTCGATCATCGTGAACGAGGGCATCACCGCGGCCGCGGCCTATCCGGCGGTGGCCGCCGCCGCACCCGCGCACACCGAGCTCGGGTTGACCGGCGGGGCGATCGGCATGGGAATCCCGGTCGCCACCGGGGCCGCGCTGGCCTGCCCGGACCGGCCGGTGATCGACCTGCAGGCCGATGGCAGCGCCGCCTACACGCTCCAGGGGCTCTGGACGCAGGCACGCGAGCGGCTCGACGTGACGACCGTGATCTGCGCGAACTCCCGGTACCGCATCTTGGAGGCCGAGCTCGGCAGGGCCGGAGTGCGCACCCCCGGACCGGCCGCGACCGGCATGACCAGCCTCGGCGATCCCGCTACCGACTGGGTCTCGCTGGCCACCGGTTTCGGCGTCCCCGCCGCCCGGGTCACCACCGGCGAGGAACTCCTCGCGGCCCTGCACAACGCGCACACGACCCCAGGCCCCCACCTCATCGAGGCGGTCCTGCCCTGATCATTCGTTCTCGTCCTGCGCTGCGATCTTGTCCTGCGCCTGCGTCCCGATGGCGCGTGGTGCGGTGACGCGGGAGCGGGTCAGTGGTTCGGGGTCACCGGTCGGCGAGGGTTCGGGAGGTGAGGAGGTCGTGGCGCAGGGCCAATGAGGCCGCTTCGAGGCGGGAGTGGACGCCGAGTTTGGTGAGCACCGCCTGCACGTGGGTGCGGACCGTCGTCGGGGAGACGCCCAGGGATTTGGCCATCGTCGCCGTCTGCGCCCCTTCCGTGAGCAGGCCGAGGCATTCGCGTTCCCGCGCGGTGAGGTACGAGGCGAGCCTGCGGGCGTCGAGGGCGTCGCCGCGCGGCTCCTGCGGCGGAACCCGCGCCGTGGCGAGGGACACGACGGTCTCCCCGGCGGCGACCGCATCCAGCGCATCGACCAGGTTCTCCAAGCCGCACATCTTGTTCACGTATCCCGCGGCGCCCGCGGACAGGGCGCCGCGCACCCCGTGGGCGTCTCCGTCGGCGGTGAGCACGACGATCTTCGTGTCCGGCCCGGCGGCGAGCACCTCCCCCAGCCGCGCCACCCCGTCGCCGTCGCCGAAGAACCGGTCGAGCAGGCAGATGTCCGGTGCGAGCCGCCGCACGGCGGCGACCGTGCCCGCGAGGGATCCCGCCGTGCCGACCACCGGGAAACCACGTGCGGACAGCGCCGCGACCAACGCGTCCACGAAGATCGTGTGGTCATCGCCGAGCAGCACCCGCGTTGAACCGTCCCCCATCGAACTCTCCCATCGTTGGCCGTTCCGACCGGTGTCAGGCCCCCGAGAACACCAGCCGAGCGCGCGTTCCC harbors:
- a CDS encoding polysaccharide pyruvyl transferase family protein yields the protein MADPRLDRVNSRLCSTADQFAALLARADVVVTSRLHGLVFGLAQGAPVLAVDPVAGGGKLTAQGVAWQWPAVLSSEELIAGGDGHSGALLDQWWQWCLGPEAREQAKAHAAQAASTGRQQLTDLVNHLTTPTAR
- a CDS encoding alpha/beta hydrolase-fold protein — protein: MRNVKLGRRSLLSLMGAAAAGAAVGACGRTEPGSATAEAPLRRPMPRTPAATGPVLQVDAERSHYRDGDVQLMFAFPTGLEHTENLPMVLYLHGRDGMSPTPIPYETLAKLETEYANGAIPPFGLLAVDGGFNCYWNDGSANGDLMSMLLEEVPAWLRTRGLGDRDGLPFAVAGISTGGFGALNYAAERTEVELPVQAAALLAPALPVTWPHMDEKGVFATEQEWIENDPLRRTDQLGDVPVGVWIGDADLYREGVDQLAGEYPNTPVMSVLPGNHDSSVFDVVGADMLRFLGTGVSAER
- a CDS encoding acetolactate synthase large subunit, encoding MGVNGAESLLAAAQEAGVAVCFANPGTTEIPLVEAFDSVEGVRTVLGLSEGVVTGAADGYARMTGRPAMTLLHLGPGFANGIANLHNARRARTPIINVVGEHATWHQAADAPLASDIDSLARPVSGWVGRTSGAAAAASEFLDARQAALRERMPVTLIAAADHMWGDGGQRAAVPPEPALATVDGQRVAGIAKLLAGPGRPALLLGGSALNADGLRLGARIAAATGGEVFAERSPARVERGPDIPVVRSLPYFPEDTLAALDGFTHLVLVGAGVPVAFFGYRGQPSVPVPEHVQVHTLADLDENAVDALGAVAEAIGASGVEPPPRDRPALRAPEGELHAKAVATAIALTQPDRSIIVNEGITAAAAYPAVAAAAPAHTELGLTGGAIGMGIPVATGAALACPDRPVIDLQADGSAAYTLQGLWTQARERLDVTTVICANSRYRILEAELGRAGVRTPGPAATGMTSLGDPATDWVSLATGFGVPAARVTTGEELLAALHNAHTTPGPHLIEAVLP
- a CDS encoding response regulator transcription factor, which translates into the protein MGDGSTRVLLGDDHTIFVDALVAALSARGFPVVGTAGSLAGTVAAVRRLAPDICLLDRFFGDGDGVARLGEVLAAGPDTKIVVLTADGDAHGVRGALSAGAAGYVNKMCGLENLVDALDAVAAGETVVSLATARVPPQEPRGDALDARRLASYLTARERECLGLLTEGAQTATMAKSLGVSPTTVRTHVQAVLTKLGVHSRLEAASLALRHDLLTSRTLADR